In Streptomyces chartreusis, the following proteins share a genomic window:
- a CDS encoding polymorphic toxin-type HINT domain-containing protein: MIATVLQGVTAPAGAGAVADDGRGRPVLPETERPVAGAAAKVKPRTVERGPRTPRTAPKAQWPKAGSGRVTLDGAPAGAKSVAPTPVQAGKLPVSVGAAKARGAAGAVRVALAGRGQAEKAAVDGLLVTLAPERTGFSDGAARVRVDYRALTQAYGGGYGARLTLVELPACVLKIPEQAKCRIQKPVEAVNDTEGGALTAASVRLTAARPTVLAAVADDSAATGDYKATTLAPSSTWQTNLNTGDFAWSYDMGVPDVPGGLKPSIGLGYSSGSVDGRTTETNNQSSWIGSGFDMWPGYIERRYKPCAEDGVENSDGLKPGDLCWGYDNAFISFNGKGGELVPTGTAGEFKLRQDDGTRIARLTSTDRGNGDDNGEYWRLTDPDGVRYYFGYHRLPGWADGKKSTNSAWTTPVFGDDANEPCHASAFADSWCQQAWRWNLDYVVDPRGNAIAYHYTQEKNSYGRNLKAADDTRYTRGGYLDEIQYGLKSSSMYGTPALAKVTFTNAERCLPDSRTTCSSITGDSAYWYDTPWDLNCDEGKDCDNGRLSPTFWTRKRLSEVTTQVIDAAGAYQKVDSWKLTHRWGMADIDYQLLLDSIQHTGHTATPAITLPKTTFSYVQLANRLDRTGDGFAPFIKDRLATVADEYGGQIDVNYSAPACDWAALPTPQTNTTRCFPQYIGGSATDDPDRHWFNKYVVTSVTGTDRTGGAPDQVTRYEYLGGAAWHYDDDDGLTKEKSKTWSQWRGYGHVRVKTGGQGGDAAMKSQADTYFLRGMDGDRESPTGGTKNVGITLGDGEGDPITDHEALAGTAYKTVGYSGNDGRVLTKTVNRPWYHQTAKKTRDWGTVTANFTGIGHTKTWTSLDDGAGTSWRTTSTATSYDTVAGRVTQIDDFGDGSTATDNRCTRTTYATNSTDNILNLPARVETVAKACDDPVDRAKDVISDVRSAYDGGAYGTAPTKGDATATALLKKHDGTTATYLESGATFDSYGRVLTSTDLTANVTATGTAAPVRTARTDGRTTTTDRTPTTGFVTRTVTTTPPAKPGDATTALANTTTHGSRGLPLTQTDTKGKVTTFAYDALGRSTKVWLADRQTTLTPSYEFDYLLTDGRPVAVATKALGTNGSQVTAYSLYDGFLRQRQTQKPGPDGGRLLSDVFYDERGLTAKTFETYYATGAPSRTLFKPTDALAVETQTRTTFDGMGRPTASEQIAGNGDGGPSLGTTRTLYGGDRTTVIPPEGGTAVTTVTDARGRTTELRQHHTRSAQAAFDTTRYTYTPRGELEKLTDPAGNVWSYTYDLLGNLRTAVDPDKGPSSTEYDDRGQVLSVSDDRSTDLYYVRDGLGRQTELRENSATGKLRAKWVYDTISGAKGHLAESTRYVGSDAYTNKVVAYDRLYRPLRSTVTIPASEGALAGTYLSATAYNVDGSVRTTGSPAAGALPATTVAFTYEDETQRPIALSGSQGIDVTTSYSLTGKPLQFELSNNGGKKTWVTNTYEWGTQRLATSRVDRQDVPGVDRNNTYGYDQMGNVLSVSDVSRSGTDTQCFDYDHLRRMTTAWSQSTTTCAAAPSGQTVGGPAPYWHSYTYDKVGNRETETLHDVTGDVAKNTVRTYDYPDPGKPRPHAVHTVTQTGPGGTAQDSYGYDVVGNTDTRTLAGTTQDLDWDAEGHLVKVTKPVEGKADDITEYVYDAAGNRLIARTSKENTLHLGATRITVAKGGTTAVATRTLDLGSGHQAVIDNDGSVSFTVADHQGSGQLAVEAANQQLTQRRTLPFGGARGTEPSNWPGVQGFVGGVDDSDSTGLQHLGAREYDPATGRFLSVDPLITPGDPQALNGYAYGNNSPLTFSDPDGLRCIHGAPGGGADGICAGVPGDTDGVINSDSNNCPTHSTSCNETARQMAREAKRNGTYGKKPIVIQPKGDSITIQGVYVPTQAELAEHFPYYHERLDYQHNLMNWARARCTGLTVAGSEFCSAVGELGWFGDQNGPGILEVLGIDDYVGCATGSGSACKAAAIDAGIAVGTGLLGKGAKVVFKGFKAALKKTDSIPIQCLVGGGRHSFTPGTRVLMSDGSTKRIEDVRLGDEIVVTDPHTGRTTTRTVVATIITKDDKHFVDLTVSHQGTRGAQSLTSTTTHPFWSPSEGTWIDAGHLAPGMTLRTAEGGTVRVEKTREYHKLQRTHDLTIDDIHTYYVVAGTTPLLVHNDDGGFDWEKGLSELKETWDGGDLDDDGKHSPRGNQAENKEFRDALKKIEGELGRSVTPAERRMLHDRVTGQGYGYHRIVEEGRGLFGGC; this comes from the coding sequence GGGCGAGGACAGGCCGAGAAGGCCGCCGTCGACGGACTGCTCGTGACACTCGCCCCCGAGCGCACGGGCTTCTCCGACGGCGCGGCTCGGGTGCGCGTCGACTACCGCGCTCTCACCCAGGCGTACGGCGGCGGTTACGGCGCCCGGCTCACCCTGGTCGAGCTGCCCGCCTGTGTCCTGAAGATCCCGGAGCAGGCCAAGTGCCGTATCCAGAAGCCGGTCGAGGCGGTGAACGACACGGAGGGCGGCGCGCTCACCGCCGCCTCGGTGCGACTGACGGCCGCGCGGCCGACCGTGCTCGCGGCGGTGGCGGACGACAGCGCGGCCACCGGTGACTACAAGGCGACCACCCTCGCCCCTTCCTCGACCTGGCAGACCAACCTCAACACCGGTGACTTCGCCTGGTCGTACGACATGGGCGTCCCCGACGTGCCGGGCGGACTGAAGCCGAGCATCGGACTCGGCTACTCCTCGGGCTCGGTCGACGGCCGCACCACCGAGACCAACAACCAGTCCTCCTGGATCGGCAGCGGCTTCGACATGTGGCCGGGCTACATAGAGCGCCGCTACAAGCCGTGTGCCGAGGACGGGGTCGAGAACAGCGACGGCTTGAAGCCCGGCGATCTGTGCTGGGGCTACGACAACGCCTTCATCAGCTTCAACGGCAAGGGCGGCGAACTCGTCCCCACCGGCACCGCCGGGGAGTTCAAGCTGCGCCAGGACGACGGCACCCGTATCGCGCGGCTGACGTCCACCGACCGGGGCAACGGCGACGACAACGGCGAGTACTGGCGGCTGACCGATCCCGACGGTGTGCGCTACTACTTCGGCTACCACCGGCTGCCCGGCTGGGCCGACGGCAAGAAGTCCACCAACTCCGCCTGGACGACCCCCGTCTTCGGCGACGACGCCAACGAGCCCTGCCACGCGTCCGCCTTCGCCGACTCCTGGTGCCAGCAGGCCTGGCGCTGGAACCTCGACTACGTCGTCGACCCGCGCGGCAACGCGATCGCCTACCACTACACCCAGGAGAAGAACTCCTACGGCCGCAACCTGAAGGCCGCCGACGACACCCGCTACACCCGCGGCGGCTACCTCGACGAGATCCAGTACGGCCTCAAGTCGTCCTCGATGTACGGCACCCCGGCCCTCGCGAAGGTCACCTTCACCAACGCGGAACGCTGCCTGCCCGACTCCCGGACCACCTGCTCGTCCATCACCGGCGACTCCGCGTACTGGTACGACACGCCCTGGGACCTCAACTGCGACGAGGGCAAGGACTGCGACAACGGCCGTCTCTCGCCCACGTTCTGGACCCGCAAGCGCCTCAGCGAGGTGACCACGCAGGTCATCGACGCGGCCGGCGCCTACCAGAAGGTCGACTCCTGGAAGCTGACCCACCGCTGGGGCATGGCGGACATCGACTACCAGTTGCTGCTCGACTCGATCCAGCACACCGGTCACACCGCCACACCGGCGATCACGCTGCCGAAGACCACCTTCAGCTACGTCCAGCTGGCGAACCGGCTCGACAGGACCGGTGACGGCTTCGCCCCGTTCATCAAGGACCGCCTCGCGACGGTCGCCGACGAGTACGGCGGCCAGATCGACGTCAACTACTCGGCCCCGGCCTGCGACTGGGCCGCACTGCCCACACCGCAGACCAACACCACGCGCTGTTTCCCGCAGTACATCGGCGGCAGCGCCACGGATGACCCCGACCGGCACTGGTTCAACAAGTACGTCGTCACCTCGGTCACCGGCACCGACCGCACCGGAGGGGCACCCGACCAGGTCACCCGGTACGAGTACCTGGGCGGAGCGGCCTGGCACTACGACGATGACGACGGTCTGACCAAGGAGAAGTCCAAGACCTGGTCCCAGTGGCGCGGTTACGGGCACGTGCGCGTCAAGACCGGCGGGCAGGGCGGCGACGCGGCGATGAAGTCGCAGGCCGACACCTACTTCCTGCGCGGCATGGACGGCGACCGCGAATCCCCGACCGGCGGCACGAAGAACGTCGGCATCACCCTCGGCGACGGCGAGGGCGACCCCATCACCGACCACGAGGCTCTTGCCGGCACCGCCTACAAGACCGTCGGCTACTCCGGCAACGACGGCCGGGTCCTCACCAAGACCGTGAACCGCCCTTGGTACCACCAGACCGCGAAGAAGACGCGCGACTGGGGCACCGTCACCGCCAACTTCACCGGCATCGGCCACACCAAGACCTGGACGTCCCTGGACGACGGGGCGGGTACGTCCTGGCGGACCACCTCCACCGCCACCTCGTACGACACCGTGGCCGGCCGGGTCACCCAGATCGACGACTTCGGCGACGGCTCCACCGCGACGGACAACCGCTGCACCCGCACCACGTACGCCACCAACAGCACCGACAACATCCTCAACCTGCCCGCGCGGGTCGAGACCGTCGCCAAAGCCTGCGACGACCCCGTCGACCGCGCCAAGGACGTCATCTCCGACGTCCGCTCGGCCTACGACGGCGGCGCCTACGGCACGGCCCCGACCAAGGGCGACGCCACCGCGACGGCCCTGCTGAAGAAGCACGACGGCACCACGGCCACCTACCTGGAGTCCGGCGCCACCTTCGACTCCTACGGCCGAGTCCTCACCAGCACCGACCTCACCGCCAACGTCACGGCCACCGGCACGGCCGCACCCGTACGCACCGCCCGCACGGACGGCCGGACCACCACCACGGACCGGACACCGACCACCGGGTTCGTCACCAGGACGGTGACGACGACACCTCCGGCGAAGCCCGGGGACGCCACCACGGCCCTCGCCAACACCACGACGCACGGCTCGCGCGGGCTGCCGCTGACGCAGACCGACACCAAAGGCAAGGTGACCACCTTCGCCTACGACGCGCTCGGCCGCTCCACCAAGGTATGGCTCGCCGACCGCCAGACCACACTGACGCCCAGCTACGAGTTCGACTACCTCCTCACCGACGGCCGGCCGGTCGCAGTCGCCACCAAGGCGCTCGGCACCAACGGCAGCCAGGTGACGGCGTACAGCCTGTACGACGGCTTCCTGCGCCAGCGCCAGACACAGAAGCCGGGCCCCGACGGCGGGCGCCTGCTGTCCGACGTCTTCTACGACGAACGCGGGCTGACGGCCAAGACGTTCGAGACCTACTACGCCACGGGCGCACCCTCCCGCACCCTGTTCAAGCCGACGGACGCGCTCGCGGTCGAGACCCAGACGCGGACCACGTTCGACGGCATGGGCCGCCCCACGGCGAGCGAGCAGATCGCGGGCAACGGCGACGGCGGCCCGTCGCTCGGCACCACCCGCACCCTCTACGGCGGCGACCGCACCACGGTCATCCCCCCGGAGGGAGGCACAGCCGTCACCACGGTCACCGACGCCCGCGGCCGGACCACGGAGCTGCGCCAGCACCACACACGCTCCGCCCAGGCCGCGTTCGACACGACCCGGTACACGTACACCCCGCGCGGCGAGCTGGAGAAGCTGACCGACCCGGCCGGCAACGTCTGGAGCTACACCTACGACCTGCTCGGCAACCTCAGGACGGCCGTCGACCCGGACAAGGGACCCAGTTCCACCGAGTACGACGACCGCGGACAGGTCCTGTCCGTCTCCGACGACCGGTCCACCGACCTCTACTACGTGCGCGACGGCCTCGGCCGGCAGACCGAGCTGCGGGAGAACAGCGCCACCGGCAAGCTGCGCGCCAAGTGGGTCTACGACACCATCAGCGGCGCGAAGGGCCACCTGGCCGAGTCCACCCGATACGTCGGATCCGACGCGTACACCAACAAGGTCGTCGCCTACGACCGGCTCTACCGCCCGCTGCGCTCGACCGTGACGATCCCCGCGAGTGAAGGAGCGCTCGCCGGCACGTATCTGTCGGCCACCGCGTACAACGTGGACGGCTCGGTACGCACGACCGGTTCCCCGGCCGCGGGCGCCCTGCCCGCGACCACGGTGGCGTTCACCTACGAGGACGAGACCCAGCGGCCGATCGCGCTGAGCGGCAGCCAGGGAATCGACGTCACCACCAGCTACAGCCTCACCGGAAAGCCGCTCCAGTTCGAACTGTCGAACAACGGCGGCAAGAAGACCTGGGTCACCAACACCTACGAGTGGGGCACCCAGCGGCTGGCCACGTCCCGCGTGGACCGTCAGGACGTGCCGGGCGTCGACCGGAACAACACCTACGGCTACGACCAGATGGGCAACGTCCTGTCCGTCTCGGACGTCTCCCGCTCCGGCACGGACACGCAGTGCTTCGACTACGACCACCTGCGCCGGATGACGACGGCCTGGTCCCAGTCGACGACCACCTGCGCCGCCGCCCCGAGCGGGCAGACGGTCGGCGGCCCCGCGCCGTACTGGCACTCCTACACCTACGACAAGGTGGGCAACCGGGAGACCGAGACCCTGCACGACGTCACAGGTGACGTGGCGAAGAACACCGTACGCACCTACGACTACCCGGACCCGGGCAAGCCGCGTCCGCACGCCGTGCACACGGTGACCCAGACCGGGCCCGGCGGCACCGCGCAGGACTCCTACGGCTACGACGTGGTCGGCAACACCGACACCCGCACCCTCGCCGGCACCACCCAGGACCTCGACTGGGACGCCGAGGGTCACCTGGTCAAGGTCACCAAGCCGGTCGAGGGCAAGGCCGACGACATCACCGAGTACGTCTACGACGCGGCCGGCAACCGGCTCATCGCCCGCACCTCGAAGGAGAACACGCTCCACCTCGGCGCCACCCGGATCACCGTGGCCAAGGGCGGCACGACCGCAGTGGCCACCCGCACCCTGGACCTCGGCAGCGGGCACCAGGCCGTGATCGACAACGACGGTTCGGTCTCGTTCACCGTCGCCGACCACCAGGGGTCGGGACAGCTCGCGGTCGAGGCGGCGAACCAGCAGCTGACCCAGCGCCGCACCCTGCCCTTCGGCGGAGCCCGCGGCACCGAGCCGAGCAACTGGCCCGGTGTGCAGGGCTTCGTCGGCGGCGTCGACGACAGCGACTCCACCGGGCTGCAGCACCTGGGCGCCCGCGAGTACGACCCGGCGACCGGCCGGTTCCTCTCGGTCGACCCGCTGATCACCCCGGGCGACCCGCAGGCGCTCAACGGCTACGCCTACGGCAACAACAGCCCGCTCACCTTCAGCGACCCCGACGGCCTGCGCTGCATCCACGGCGCTCCCGGCGGCGGCGCGGACGGCATCTGCGCCGGCGTCCCGGGTGACACCGACGGCGTCATCAACAGCGACTCCAACAACTGTCCTACGCACAGCACGTCCTGCAACGAGACCGCCCGCCAGATGGCGCGGGAGGCCAAGCGGAACGGCACCTACGGCAAGAAGCCGATCGTCATCCAGCCCAAGGGTGACTCGATCACCATCCAGGGCGTCTACGTCCCGACCCAGGCGGAACTCGCCGAGCACTTCCCGTACTACCACGAGCGCCTGGACTACCAGCACAACCTCATGAACTGGGCGCGCGCCCGGTGCACCGGACTGACCGTCGCGGGCTCGGAGTTCTGCTCCGCGGTGGGCGAACTCGGCTGGTTCGGTGACCAGAACGGGCCGGGCATCCTGGAGGTCCTGGGCATAGACGACTACGTCGGCTGCGCCACGGGCTCCGGCAGCGCCTGCAAGGCCGCGGCGATCGACGCGGGCATCGCGGTCGGCACCGGCCTGCTCGGCAAGGGCGCCAAGGTCGTCTTCAAGGGCTTCAAGGCGGCTCTGAAGAAGACGGACTCCATCCCCATCCAGTGCCTCGTCGGCGGCGGCAGGCACAGCTTCACGCCCGGCACGCGCGTGCTGATGTCCGACGGGTCCACCAAGCGGATCGAGGACGTCCGGCTCGGCGACGAGATCGTGGTCACCGACCCGCACACCGGCCGGACCACGACGCGGACCGTCGTCGCCACCATCATCACCAAGGACGACAAGCACTTCGTCGACCTGACGGTCTCTCACCAGGGCACTCGGGGCGCGCAGTCGCTGACGTCCACGACGACGCACCCGTTCTGGTCGCCCTCCGAGGGCACCTGGATCGACGCCGGCCACCTCGCACCCGGCATGACGCTGCGCACGGCCGAAGGCGGCACGGTCCGGGTCGAGAAGACCCGCGAGTACCACAAGCTCCAGCGCACGCACGACCTCACCATCGACGACATCCACACGTACTACGTCGTCGCCGGTACGACCCCGCTCCTCGTGCACAACGACGACGGCGGGTTCGACTGGGAGAAGGGTCTGTCGGAGCTCAAGGAGACCTGGGACGGCGGCGACCTCGACGACGACGGCAAGCACTCCCCGCGCGGCAACCAGGCCGAGAACAAGGAGTTCAGGGACGCGCTGAAGAAGATCGAGGGCGAACTCGGACGGAGCGTCACCCCCGCCGAGCGGCGCATGCTGCACGACCGCGTCACCGGCCAGGGCTACGGCTACCATCGCATCGTCGAGGAAGGCAGGGGGCTGTTCGGTGGCTGCTGA